The DNA window CCGAGGACGGCAAGCCCCGGGTGATGGTGTTCGACCGCTACTGTCACTTCTCGATGGCCTACATCAAGCCCATCTGTGGCGACGAGAGCCTGGTCCTCACCAGTCCCCACAACGACCTCAACTACCTGGAGGACGTCTGCAAGAAGTACCCCCGCGTGGCCTACGTCGCGGACGGCGCCTACTCCATGGGCGGCCTGCTGGCGCTCGAGGGCCTCTTGCAGCTCCAGGAGCGCTACGGGCTCTTCCTCTACATCGACGACTCCCACTCGCTCTCGATTGCCGGTGAGCGCGGCGAGGGCTACGTCCGCTCGCGGCTGAAGATGAACCCGCTGACGATGATTGTCGCGTCGCTGGCCAAGGCCTTCGGCAGCTCGGGCGGCATCGCCATGCTGGGCAGCGAGAAGATCTTCGACTTCCTCTACCGGAACGCGGGGCCGCTGGCCTGGTCCCAGAACCTCCAGACGCCGTCGCTGGGCGCCTCGCTCGCCAGCATCGCGCTGCACAAAACGCCGGAGCTGCGCCAGCTCCAGGACCAGCTCCAGCGCAACATCCAAATCTTCGACAGCCGCTTCCCCTCCCCGCACGCGGGCAACGGGATGCCCATCCGCCTCATCCAGGTCGGCGAGGAGGACCGCGCCATCCGCCTGTCCGCGGAGCTGTACCAGCGCGGCTACTACTGCTCGGCGGTGTTCTTCCCCGTCGTCGCCCGAGGCGAAGCGGGCGTGCGCGTGATGATGCGCGCGGACATGACGGAGGAGCAGGTCCGCACGTTCTGCGACGACGTCCAGGCCATCCTCTCCCGCTTCTGAGCGGCGCCCACCTTCAGGCCACGAGGAGACACACCATGGAGGGCACCGGAATCACCGGCTACAAACAACTGGGCTCGCAGCGCTACCGCGAGGTCCTGGGCTTCCACTTCGAGGACTTCACGGTGGGGGACGTCTTCGAGCACCGCCCCGGCCGGACGGTGACGGAGGCGGACAACGTCCTGATGAACACGCTGGCGATGAACCCGTCTCCGCTGCATCTGGATGCCGCGTACTGCGAGCAGACGGTGTGGGGCCGGCCGCTCATCTCCAGCCTGGTGACCTTCAGCATCGTCTGCGGGATGAGCGTGCGCAGCACCAGCGGCCGGGCCACCGCCAACCTCGGCTGGGACAAGATTCGCCTCACCCACCCCATCTTCGCGGGGGACACGCTCTACGCGGAGAGCCGCATCCTCGCCAAGCGGCTGTCCTCCCACAGGCAGGGCGAGGGAATCATCACCTGCGAGACGGTGGGCCTCACCTCGAAGGGCGAGGTCTTCCTCTCCTTCGAGCGCAGCTTCCTCGTGCCCACCCGTGAGCGGGCCGTCGAGGAAAGGGCCAGGTACTGACCATGCGCGCCGTGCTCTTCGAAGGCTCCGGGGGACCGGAGGTGGTGAAGCTGCGCGAAGTCCCCAGGCCCGTGCCCACGCGCGAGGCGCTGCTGGTGAAGGTGCATGCCACGGCGCTCAACCGCGCGGACCTGCTCCAGCGGCAGGGCGAGTACCACGTGCCCGAAGGTCAGTCGTCCATCCCCGGCGTCGAGATTGCCGGCACCGTCGAGGCCTGGGGTGAGGACGTGAAGGGCTTCACCCGGGGGCAGCCCGTCTTCGGCGTGGTCGAAGGGGGCGGGCTCGCCGAGTACTGCCTGCTGGACCAAGGCATGGCCCTGCCCATTCCGTCGTGTTTCGACTTCGCGGAAGCGGCGGCCACCTCGGAGTCCTGCCTCACCGCGAATGAGACGCTCTTCGCGTTGGGCCATCTCCAGCGTGGGCAGGCGGTGCTCATCCACGCCGCGGCCAGCAGCATCGGGACCACCATGGTCCAGATGGCGCGGCACATCGGCGCCTCCACGTACTGCACGGTGGGCACGGCCGCGAAGGTGGCGGCCCTGCGCGCGCTGGGCGCGGATGAGGTCTTCAACCACCGGGAGCAGGACTTCGTTCGCGAGGTCCTCCGCCTGACGCGCGGCGAGGGCGTGCCGCTGGTGATGGACTTCATCGGCGGCGCGTACCTGGAGCGCAACCTGGCCGTGCTGGGACACGAGGGGATTCTCGTCCTCGTCGGGCTGCTGGACGGCATGTCGACGCAGGTGGACCTGCTGCGGGTCGTCCAGCGCCGCCTCCAGCTCAAGGGGTCATCCCTGCGGCTGAGGCCCTTGAAGGAGAAGCGCGAGGTGAACGCGCGCTTTCGCCAGCGGTGGATGGAGGTGCTCGCCCGAGGCGAGCTGCGCCCCGTCATCCACGCCCGCTACCCGCTGGAGGACGTGCAGTCGGCGCTCGCAGTGATGGAAGCCAACCGCAACATCGGAAAGCTCGTGCTCACTTTGGAAGGGAACACTCGCCATGCATGAAGAGCTGACGGAGAGCATCAAGAAGATTCTCATCAACAACCTGTTCGTCGAACTGCCCCCCGAGCAG is part of the Myxococcus landrumus genome and encodes:
- a CDS encoding aminotransferase class I/II-fold pyridoxal phosphate-dependent enzyme; this translates as METTNEQSVLGPRRYRNNEKLIAVGDRGWQTAKDHGLIGLRVNFESNNRLVDTKTGHAFMTLCSCSYLGLNHHPRILQGSIDALREAGTNSLAMSTLRIRLDQMARMEEGFRELYGCPTLPGATCSALTAGILPLLASGHVTEDGKPRVMVFDRYCHFSMAYIKPICGDESLVLTSPHNDLNYLEDVCKKYPRVAYVADGAYSMGGLLALEGLLQLQERYGLFLYIDDSHSLSIAGERGEGYVRSRLKMNPLTMIVASLAKAFGSSGGIAMLGSEKIFDFLYRNAGPLAWSQNLQTPSLGASLASIALHKTPELRQLQDQLQRNIQIFDSRFPSPHAGNGMPIRLIQVGEEDRAIRLSAELYQRGYYCSAVFFPVVARGEAGVRVMMRADMTEEQVRTFCDDVQAILSRF
- a CDS encoding MaoC family dehydratase; translated protein: MEGTGITGYKQLGSQRYREVLGFHFEDFTVGDVFEHRPGRTVTEADNVLMNTLAMNPSPLHLDAAYCEQTVWGRPLISSLVTFSIVCGMSVRSTSGRATANLGWDKIRLTHPIFAGDTLYAESRILAKRLSSHRQGEGIITCETVGLTSKGEVFLSFERSFLVPTRERAVEERARY
- a CDS encoding NAD(P)H-quinone oxidoreductase — protein: MRAVLFEGSGGPEVVKLREVPRPVPTREALLVKVHATALNRADLLQRQGEYHVPEGQSSIPGVEIAGTVEAWGEDVKGFTRGQPVFGVVEGGGLAEYCLLDQGMALPIPSCFDFAEAAATSESCLTANETLFALGHLQRGQAVLIHAAASSIGTTMVQMARHIGASTYCTVGTAAKVAALRALGADEVFNHREQDFVREVLRLTRGEGVPLVMDFIGGAYLERNLAVLGHEGILVLVGLLDGMSTQVDLLRVVQRRLQLKGSSLRLRPLKEKREVNARFRQRWMEVLARGELRPVIHARYPLEDVQSALAVMEANRNIGKLVLTLEGNTRHA